Proteins found in one Fulvitalea axinellae genomic segment:
- a CDS encoding RNA polymerase sigma-70 factor yields MLVNDETVLALRSGDTSAYERVVNEYYSQILYYSKEYLDDEEEAREVTQDTFVALWEGRTPIKDASHLRGYLFSVSKHLSLMRIRKRKSRRGYEDYLLRSHNSRIEKNDPDAVYAFKETEERILRVLEVMPEQRRKVFSMSRQEGLKYAEIAERLGISIKTVEVHMGSALKMFREAFRSREEL; encoded by the coding sequence ATGATGAAACGGTCTTGGCGTTGCGCTCCGGTGACACTTCGGCTTACGAGCGTGTTGTGAACGAGTATTATTCCCAAATCCTGTATTATTCGAAGGAATACCTAGATGATGAAGAGGAGGCGAGGGAGGTGACGCAAGATACTTTTGTAGCGCTGTGGGAAGGGCGAACGCCTATCAAAGACGCGTCGCACTTGCGAGGTTATCTTTTTTCCGTGTCCAAACACCTGAGTCTGATGCGGATCCGGAAACGAAAGAGCCGTCGCGGTTATGAGGATTACCTTTTGAGATCTCACAATTCACGAATTGAGAAAAACGACCCCGACGCCGTGTACGCTTTTAAGGAAACGGAAGAGCGAATACTGCGCGTATTGGAAGTAATGCCGGAACAACGGCGGAAAGTCTTTTCGATGAGCCGGCAAGAAGGTCTTAAATACGCCGAAATAGCAGAACGCTTGGGGATTTCCATCAAGACGGTGGAGGTGCATATGGGCAGTGCGTTGAAAATGTTCCGGGAAGCGTTTCGGTCCCGTGAAGAGTTGTGA
- a CDS encoding SusC/RagA family TonB-linked outer membrane protein, producing MSLAFLFAFLATGLSPNLANAKEKDGLVTISAKAKTLKSVLESIEKQTGYEFFHNSTVINTKTVVSLDLKNAPLEQVLDTILTPRNLSYKIKGDRIVITPKSKAPQQDKKVKISGKVLDSDGEEIPGANIRVRGNADLGTITDFEGNFTLMAPMGSVLEFSYVGFSNEEMQVDGPMSDLKVSLTEDVTELGEVVVTALGIKREKKALGYAVTEVKSSEITNTGETNVVNGLQGKVAGLSIGNTSAGSNGSQSVVLRGNSSIAGNNQALIVVDGVIYDSGDFGQGNSAEGFDRGSGISDINPEDIESVTVLKGANAAALYGAKAATGVLVITTKKRLRDKGIGLSYKGGVTLNDAYVFPDLQNVYGQGKAGSSKVGFYDGVAEDGIPVIGGGTKDESWGPKMEGQDVHVAWLRGNPIRKYSPQEDNYKDIFRTGVRVDHNVSMSYGSDKATYYLSFLNQESSEYVPNSEWSKTGVSLRVTQDVTDRFSIDGKLNFVEQSARNRMSTGYGPSAYTQLAKGPRSFYDSDLRNYKYGPSGKDWGNKYFADGEQVIWSTTSYIGNPYWALYQNSNSDKRRRLVGSFKLNYKIFESLNASLRHSFDQTDFENHAAFSEGSRWGAQEGRYEFKEGYRKTSTTDLLISGQKDLLGGDFTIGGTAGASQYRRSSHTSSFVGRGFKMSDLNTINNTKEQATTYGDSDEVVNSIFASLQLSYQNIYFLEATGRSDWSSTLSEENRRFDYPSVTGSIVFSEFIEDQSILSFGKFRASWAEVGNGTQAGVINQSYNLIQSPNGEILVTNDDVLAFEGLLPERMTSLEIGADLRFFNGLATLDATYYNAVTKNQILPRKQISTVSGYRYRVVNGGEVRNRGIELMLGLNPITTDNFSWRINAAYNKAKSEVLDLDGQDSFVLGGGKYAHTALVEGEPFPIIRGVSFKRDDDGNVMVDSKGIPMRSDDPNVHLGKVEPDWTGSLTNTVSYKGLTLSAQIDVSMGGNIISNTNVSYDEQGNSVASLNGRQEWIESEEARRAAGSPSDWVPTGGVDLWVGNSVFEDGTANSGDNAYYANPYKFWDGMRKIGEHVIEDASYVKFRQLSLTYRLPKRLVEKTPFQSIDFSVVGRNLWILYRETEHYDPELYRSTTATNTYGIEKGYWPASRSFNFNVKVRL from the coding sequence ATGAGCCTGGCATTCCTTTTTGCCTTTTTGGCGACGGGCCTAAGCCCAAATCTTGCGAATGCGAAGGAAAAAGACGGTCTGGTAACGATTAGCGCCAAGGCCAAAACTTTAAAATCGGTGCTGGAAAGTATTGAAAAGCAGACCGGCTACGAATTTTTCCACAATTCGACGGTGATCAATACCAAAACGGTGGTGTCGCTTGACCTGAAGAACGCTCCGCTGGAACAAGTTTTGGACACGATCCTGACGCCCCGCAATCTTTCTTATAAAATAAAGGGTGACAGAATAGTGATCACGCCCAAATCAAAGGCACCGCAGCAGGACAAAAAAGTAAAGATCAGCGGAAAAGTGCTGGATTCGGACGGTGAAGAGATTCCCGGTGCGAATATTCGCGTGCGTGGCAACGCCGATTTGGGAACCATCACTGACTTTGAGGGAAACTTTACGTTAATGGCCCCTATGGGCTCTGTCCTTGAGTTCTCGTATGTCGGATTCAGCAACGAGGAAATGCAAGTGGACGGACCAATGTCAGATCTTAAGGTGTCGCTTACAGAAGACGTAACCGAGCTTGGCGAAGTGGTGGTGACCGCTTTGGGTATCAAGCGTGAGAAAAAAGCTTTGGGTTATGCCGTGACGGAAGTTAAGTCAAGCGAAATCACAAATACGGGAGAGACCAACGTGGTGAACGGTCTTCAAGGTAAAGTGGCCGGTTTGAGTATCGGCAACACTTCTGCGGGATCTAACGGTTCGCAGTCTGTGGTTTTGCGTGGTAATTCTTCGATTGCCGGTAATAACCAAGCGTTGATCGTTGTCGATGGTGTTATTTACGACAGTGGCGATTTCGGACAGGGTAACTCTGCCGAAGGTTTTGACCGCGGTTCGGGTATTTCCGATATCAACCCCGAAGATATCGAAAGCGTTACGGTACTGAAAGGCGCAAACGCCGCGGCCCTTTATGGAGCTAAAGCCGCTACGGGTGTATTGGTAATAACCACCAAGAAACGACTTAGAGACAAAGGAATAGGTCTTTCTTATAAAGGTGGCGTTACACTAAACGACGCTTATGTATTCCCTGACTTGCAGAACGTTTACGGTCAAGGAAAAGCGGGATCCAGTAAAGTCGGATTCTATGATGGTGTGGCCGAAGACGGCATTCCGGTGATTGGCGGTGGAACCAAAGATGAATCTTGGGGGCCGAAAATGGAAGGCCAAGACGTTCACGTAGCTTGGTTGCGTGGAAATCCTATCCGTAAATACAGCCCGCAGGAAGACAACTACAAAGATATTTTCCGTACAGGTGTACGTGTCGATCATAACGTTTCGATGTCTTACGGTTCTGACAAGGCTACGTATTACTTGTCTTTCCTGAATCAGGAGTCTTCGGAATATGTGCCGAATAGCGAATGGTCGAAAACGGGTGTCTCTTTGCGGGTTACGCAAGATGTGACGGACCGGTTCTCTATTGATGGAAAATTGAATTTTGTAGAGCAGTCGGCCAGAAACCGTATGTCAACGGGTTATGGTCCGTCGGCTTATACGCAGTTAGCCAAAGGGCCCCGTAGTTTTTATGACTCGGATCTTCGTAACTACAAATATGGCCCATCCGGAAAAGATTGGGGAAATAAATACTTCGCTGACGGTGAGCAAGTAATCTGGTCTACAACAAGTTATATCGGTAACCCTTACTGGGCATTGTACCAAAACAGTAACTCGGATAAGCGTCGCCGTTTGGTGGGAAGCTTTAAGCTGAACTACAAGATTTTTGAAAGCCTGAACGCTAGTTTGCGCCATAGTTTTGACCAAACTGATTTTGAAAACCACGCCGCTTTCTCGGAAGGATCGCGTTGGGGTGCTCAAGAAGGGCGTTATGAGTTTAAGGAAGGTTACCGTAAAACATCCACGACAGACCTTTTGATCAGCGGACAAAAAGATTTGCTTGGCGGTGACTTTACTATCGGCGGAACGGCGGGCGCTTCGCAGTACCGTAGGTCTAGCCATACGAGTTCTTTTGTGGGCAGGGGCTTCAAGATGAGCGACCTGAACACCATCAACAATACGAAAGAGCAAGCCACGACTTATGGTGATTCGGACGAGGTTGTAAACTCGATATTCGCTTCGCTTCAACTTTCTTATCAGAATATTTATTTCTTGGAAGCGACAGGCCGTAGCGATTGGAGTTCTACGCTTTCCGAAGAAAATCGCAGATTCGACTATCCATCTGTTACGGGTAGTATAGTGTTCTCGGAATTTATCGAAGACCAGAGCATACTTTCTTTCGGTAAGTTTAGGGCTTCTTGGGCAGAGGTAGGAAACGGAACGCAAGCTGGCGTTATCAACCAAAGCTATAACTTGATCCAATCGCCTAATGGTGAGATTCTCGTGACTAACGATGATGTATTGGCCTTCGAAGGCTTGTTGCCGGAAAGAATGACTTCGTTGGAAATCGGTGCTGATTTGCGTTTCTTCAACGGGTTGGCAACTTTGGACGCTACTTACTACAATGCGGTTACTAAAAACCAGATTTTGCCAAGGAAGCAAATCTCGACCGTGTCGGGGTACAGATACCGTGTAGTGAACGGTGGAGAGGTAAGAAACAGAGGTATCGAATTGATGCTTGGACTTAACCCGATCACCACTGACAATTTTTCATGGAGAATCAACGCCGCATACAACAAAGCGAAATCCGAGGTATTGGATCTTGATGGCCAAGACTCGTTTGTTCTTGGCGGTGGTAAGTATGCGCATACCGCATTGGTTGAAGGCGAGCCATTCCCGATTATCCGTGGTGTGTCTTTCAAGCGTGACGATGACGGAAACGTAATGGTGGATAGCAAAGGTATTCCTATGCGTTCTGATGACCCGAATGTGCATCTCGGTAAAGTTGAGCCTGACTGGACGGGGTCATTGACCAATACGGTTAGCTATAAAGGGCTTACGCTATCTGCTCAGATAGACGTGTCGATGGGTGGCAATATCATCTCTAACACGAATGTCTCGTATGATGAGCAAGGTAACTCAGTGGCTTCTTTGAACGGTCGTCAAGAGTGGATCGAATCAGAGGAGGCTCGCCGTGCCGCCGGAAGCCCTTCTGACTGGGTGCCTACGGGTGGTGTGGACCTTTGGGTAGGTAACTCCGTATTTGAGGACGGAACAGCCAACTCGGGTGATAACGCCTATTACGCAAACCCATATAAATTCTGGGACGGCATGAGAAAAATTGGTGAGCATGTGATTGAGGATGCTTCGTACGTGAAGTTCCGTCAGTTGTCACTCACTTACAGATTGCCAAAACGTTTGGTTGAGAAAACTCCATTCCAAAGCATCGACTTCTCGGTAGTGGGCAGAAACCTTTGGATACTTTATCGTGAGACGGAACACTATGATCCGGAATTGTACCGTAGCACTACGGCAACAAATACTTATGGTATCGAAAAAGGGTATTGGCCTGCAAGCCGGTCGTTTAATTTCAACGTGAAAGTACGCCTGTAA
- a CDS encoding FecR family protein — MNSDMERLYAKYLAGEADASEIREIENMMERDPEEFAEAKELWALAGALSETKKPKPSEVEDVIRKAGVKAPRRKVSKSVSRTLGWLDHYMRVAAVLLPLICLAYAGSRLFSAEENKSLGTFRVPNGSVASYELLDGSEVELNAGSSLTLESWDDERKVNLSGEALFRVAKNDDKPFWVITDGISVRVTGTVFNVKAYSGEAKSQVSLLEGGVDIYATGADKKELSLVPGEKVVFDAKNKSFGKYKASGNESEWTSGRERFEELGFADLATLLGRMYDLEVKMESKTVQESHMTGSLNRNHPIEDALDLLQLSLPEGVEMELKGRELRVFDK; from the coding sequence ATGAATTCTGATATGGAAAGGTTGTACGCAAAATATCTGGCCGGAGAGGCCGACGCTTCCGAGATCCGCGAAATCGAAAACATGATGGAACGGGACCCGGAAGAGTTCGCCGAAGCGAAAGAGCTTTGGGCCTTGGCCGGTGCCTTGTCTGAAACCAAAAAACCGAAGCCTTCAGAAGTGGAGGACGTAATACGCAAGGCTGGTGTGAAAGCGCCACGGCGAAAGGTCTCGAAGAGTGTGAGTCGGACTTTGGGATGGCTTGATCACTATATGCGTGTGGCGGCGGTGTTGTTGCCATTGATTTGTTTGGCATATGCTGGTTCGAGATTGTTCTCTGCTGAAGAAAACAAATCGTTGGGCACTTTCCGGGTACCGAACGGCAGTGTGGCCTCTTACGAGCTACTCGACGGCAGTGAAGTGGAATTAAATGCCGGAAGTTCGTTGACCTTGGAATCTTGGGATGACGAACGAAAGGTGAACCTTTCGGGCGAAGCCCTGTTCCGGGTAGCTAAGAATGACGATAAACCGTTTTGGGTTATAACCGATGGGATTTCGGTCCGGGTTACCGGTACGGTGTTTAACGTAAAGGCTTATTCCGGCGAGGCGAAATCGCAAGTGAGTCTGTTGGAAGGCGGTGTCGATATTTACGCGACGGGCGCTGACAAAAAGGAACTGAGCCTGGTACCCGGCGAAAAAGTGGTGTTCGACGCCAAAAACAAGAGCTTCGGGAAGTATAAAGCCTCTGGAAACGAATCCGAATGGACATCGGGCCGGGAGCGTTTCGAAGAACTCGGCTTCGCCGATTTGGCTACGCTTCTGGGCAGAATGTATGATCTGGAAGTTAAAATGGAATCCAAAACGGTGCAGGAAAGCCATATGACAGGTAGTCTGAACCGAAACCATCCGATAGAGGACGCTTTGGATTTGCTCCAACTGTCGTTGCCGGAAGGTGTGGAAATGGAATTGAAAGGAAGAGAGTTACGAGTGTTTGATAAGTAA